From Pseudobdellovibrio exovorus JSS, a single genomic window includes:
- a CDS encoding proline--tRNA ligase — protein MKWTKTHLYTLKEAPSDAEIPSHKLLVRSGFMKKLAPGLYTYGAMALRAIRKFENIIREELDKDGAIEILMPVVHPKELWMETNRWNEMGAGLLKFKNRNNHEFCLGATHEEAVVDYVRHDLKSYRDLPKNIYQIQTKYRDEIRPRFGLMRGREFSMKDAYSFDLDQEGALKTYDSMYKAYQRIFDRLGLQYRIVQADAGNIGGSQTHEFQLLADAGEDALLVSDKTQFAANIEVCPAIDVEVYQPASQAELPIEKFATPHQKTIADLEKFTGIRAFELVKTLYFSANEDVSAKDSSLKAFAVLLRGSDEVNPIKVKNLLGMTNPPQMLTDEEVRQVTGANPGSCGPVGLKIPIYADNGIQNFKNYIVGANEDGFHLKNVNHGRDYQVTQFADLRMAKEGDKCPESDGRLKSYRGIEVGHVFYLGQKYARKMNGVFLDKNGKSQFYEMGCYGIGVTRTVQASIEQSHDQDGIIWPMAIAPYHVHICHLDPKDAAVNGFVEAVAKELESKGVEVFIDDRDERPGVKFKDADLLGFPVRIVVGKKGLEGNQIEVVLRRTKEVSKLAQDQVVQKALDLLEQAK, from the coding sequence ATGAAGTGGACAAAAACCCATCTTTACACATTGAAAGAAGCTCCTTCGGATGCAGAGATTCCATCTCATAAATTGTTAGTGAGATCTGGTTTTATGAAGAAGTTAGCTCCGGGTTTGTATACGTATGGAGCCATGGCTTTAAGAGCTATTCGCAAATTTGAAAATATCATCCGTGAAGAACTCGATAAAGATGGTGCTATTGAAATTCTGATGCCAGTGGTGCACCCAAAAGAACTTTGGATGGAAACTAATCGTTGGAATGAAATGGGTGCGGGACTTTTAAAATTTAAAAATCGCAATAATCACGAGTTCTGTTTGGGAGCAACCCATGAAGAGGCCGTTGTCGATTATGTTCGCCACGATTTAAAATCTTATCGTGATTTACCTAAGAATATCTACCAGATCCAAACGAAGTATCGTGATGAAATTAGACCGCGTTTTGGTTTGATGCGTGGTCGCGAATTTTCGATGAAAGATGCCTACAGCTTTGATTTAGATCAAGAGGGAGCTCTTAAAACTTACGATTCTATGTACAAAGCTTACCAACGTATTTTTGATCGCTTAGGCTTACAGTATCGTATTGTTCAAGCGGACGCAGGAAATATCGGGGGAAGTCAAACTCACGAGTTTCAATTGCTAGCAGACGCAGGGGAAGATGCATTACTTGTCAGTGATAAAACGCAATTTGCAGCCAACATAGAAGTTTGCCCTGCAATTGATGTCGAAGTTTATCAGCCAGCCAGTCAGGCTGAGTTGCCAATCGAAAAATTCGCAACTCCTCATCAAAAAACAATCGCAGATCTGGAAAAGTTCACAGGTATACGCGCTTTTGAATTAGTGAAGACACTGTACTTTTCAGCCAATGAAGACGTGTCAGCTAAAGATTCGTCGTTAAAAGCATTTGCGGTGCTTTTACGTGGAAGCGATGAAGTGAACCCAATCAAAGTAAAAAATCTATTGGGTATGACAAATCCTCCGCAGATGTTAACAGATGAAGAGGTTCGTCAAGTGACTGGAGCAAATCCTGGTTCATGCGGACCTGTAGGGTTAAAAATACCGATCTATGCGGATAATGGTATCCAAAATTTCAAAAACTACATTGTGGGAGCCAACGAAGATGGTTTCCATTTGAAAAATGTGAATCATGGACGTGACTATCAAGTGACTCAGTTTGCTGATTTACGTATGGCGAAAGAAGGCGATAAGTGTCCTGAGTCCGATGGTCGACTTAAATCTTATCGCGGTATTGAAGTTGGTCACGTGTTCTATCTGGGACAAAAATATGCACGTAAAATGAATGGTGTATTTCTAGATAAAAATGGAAAATCCCAATTCTATGAAATGGGCTGTTATGGTATTGGCGTGACTCGTACAGTTCAAGCCAGTATTGAGCAGAGCCATGATCAAGATGGGATTATTTGGCCAATGGCTATTGCTCCTTACCATGTTCATATCTGTCATTTAGATCCTAAGGATGCAGCGGTGAATGGCTTTGTGGAGGCGGTTGCAAAAGAGCTAGAGTCTAAAGGTGTAGAAGTCTTTATCGATGATCGTGATGAGCGTCCAGGTGTAAAATTCAAGGATGCGGACTTATTGGGTTTCCCAGTTAGAATCGTTGTTGGTAAAAAAGGCCTAGAGGGAAATCAAATTGAAGTGGTTTTAAGACGCACGAAAGAAGTTTCTAAACTAGCTCAAGACCAAGTTGTGCAAAAGGCATTAGACTTGTTGGAGCAAGCGAAGTGA
- a CDS encoding sensor histidine kinase, with amino-acid sequence MKDINTERKLELKKRKREILSIFSLSILLAVLIGIEVYIFRSGQNLPSSYVLFFIGLVNVNLILVLLLLFLIFRNIVKVFIERRGKIFGSSLKSKLMISFVSFSVIPTLMVFTISVFYLNSSFEKWFSQRMLSVLRNASEVIDTFIMNEKKRGYEYSRLSAEQLVRTAGRPRQFQLDQLRKQYKLDAIEYYSGIVDPRLISQDAELNSNLIPPLNLEFLEKGIANRDEASTIQIFGDYNLLRVMVPVEKGSLHGVVVVTKFLNLAPGSRFDDIVGAYQEFHNNSLVEYPLRSIYFIMLIVMTLVILFAAVWFGFYLARQLSIPLVQLGRATKRVAAGDYSQLEIESGSEEINSLIGSFNQMISNLSTSELELQQTLRNLNQYTRYVEIVLKNVSAGVISVDMTGNVTTVNRRAVELLQIDSASSVGKHVKTLLSEENYRLFSSIIRSMQENALLSLQKEIRMTVGDEAIPLLVHISILKNEEGHEIGRIMVFDDMTPIVNAQRAAAWTEVARRIAHEIKNPLTPIRLSAERLAKKFGHQIQDPAFQDSIRMIVSQVDDMRILVNEFSQFARLPQIKTMQGQLNSVLQKSAQIYVDAHASVNFEIDLDASLPEFKFDPDQLKRVFVNLIDNAVAAVQGEPQPWIGIKTEYNRAQQILKISIADNGVGIAPRDRARVFEPYFSTKEKGTGLGLPIVKSIVEDHGGVIRVLENENKGTKMYIEIPVVPVEGV; translated from the coding sequence ATGAAGGATATCAACACAGAAAGAAAGCTCGAGCTGAAGAAGCGTAAGCGGGAAATTCTGTCGATTTTTTCCTTGTCGATTCTTTTAGCTGTATTGATTGGGATTGAAGTCTATATCTTCCGCTCGGGACAAAATCTACCTTCTTCGTATGTGCTCTTCTTTATTGGTTTAGTAAACGTCAATTTGATATTAGTCCTTCTGTTATTGTTTTTGATCTTCCGTAACATAGTTAAAGTTTTTATCGAACGACGAGGGAAGATATTCGGATCGAGTCTGAAGTCCAAACTCATGATATCTTTCGTATCGTTTTCTGTGATCCCAACACTCATGGTTTTCACAATTTCGGTGTTTTATCTAAATAGTAGTTTTGAAAAATGGTTTTCGCAAAGAATGCTATCGGTTCTAAGAAATGCTTCCGAAGTTATCGATACATTCATTATGAATGAGAAGAAGCGTGGGTATGAATACTCGCGTCTTTCAGCAGAGCAGTTGGTTCGAACAGCCGGACGTCCTCGTCAATTTCAGTTAGATCAATTGCGCAAGCAGTACAAGTTAGATGCGATTGAGTACTACAGTGGTATTGTGGACCCACGCCTGATTTCACAAGACGCGGAATTGAACTCGAATTTGATTCCACCGCTGAATTTAGAATTCTTAGAAAAGGGAATCGCGAATCGCGACGAGGCCAGCACAATCCAAATTTTCGGAGACTACAATTTACTGCGTGTCATGGTGCCTGTAGAAAAAGGCAGCCTGCATGGGGTTGTCGTGGTCACTAAGTTTTTGAACTTAGCCCCAGGCTCTCGGTTTGATGATATCGTTGGAGCTTACCAAGAGTTTCATAATAACTCGCTTGTGGAATATCCACTGCGTTCGATTTATTTTATTATGTTGATTGTGATGACACTGGTCATTCTATTCGCCGCAGTTTGGTTTGGGTTCTATCTCGCCCGCCAGTTGTCTATTCCTCTGGTTCAATTAGGTCGGGCTACAAAAAGAGTTGCCGCCGGAGACTACTCACAGCTCGAGATCGAATCTGGCAGTGAGGAAATCAATAGCTTGATTGGCAGTTTTAACCAAATGATCAGTAATCTTTCGACATCGGAATTAGAACTGCAACAGACACTTCGAAACCTAAATCAGTACACACGTTATGTAGAGATTGTTCTGAAAAACGTCAGCGCCGGAGTGATCTCAGTCGATATGACGGGTAATGTGACGACAGTGAATCGCCGTGCCGTAGAGCTATTGCAAATTGATTCAGCCAGCAGCGTTGGTAAACATGTGAAGACTTTGTTGAGCGAAGAAAATTACCGCTTATTTTCTAGCATCATCCGTTCAATGCAAGAAAATGCATTACTGTCTTTGCAAAAAGAAATCCGCATGACTGTGGGGGACGAGGCGATTCCGCTACTCGTGCACATCTCGATCTTAAAAAATGAAGAGGGTCATGAAATCGGGCGCATTATGGTATTTGATGATATGACACCAATAGTGAATGCCCAAAGAGCCGCGGCATGGACAGAGGTCGCCCGTCGTATTGCCCATGAAATTAAAAATCCACTGACACCTATTCGCTTGTCTGCAGAGCGATTGGCGAAAAAGTTTGGTCACCAAATTCAAGATCCAGCCTTTCAGGATTCAATTCGTATGATCGTTTCACAGGTGGATGATATGCGAATTTTAGTGAACGAGTTCAGTCAGTTTGCGCGTCTACCTCAAATCAAAACAATGCAAGGGCAGTTGAATAGTGTGTTACAGAAGTCAGCCCAGATTTATGTGGACGCTCATGCCAGTGTTAACTTTGAAATAGATTTGGATGCCTCACTTCCTGAGTTTAAATTTGATCCAGACCAACTGAAACGTGTTTTTGTGAACTTAATTGATAATGCTGTGGCGGCGGTACAAGGGGAACCTCAACCTTGGATTGGGATTAAAACAGAATATAATCGGGCTCAGCAGATTCTGAAGATTTCTATAGCAGATAATGGTGTGGGGATTGCGCCACGGGACAGAGCCCGAGTTTTCGAGCCTTACTTTTCGACTAAAGAAAAGGGGACCGGCTTAGGACTTCCCATTGTTAAAAGTATCGTAGAGGACCATGGTGGGGTCATTCGAGTTTTAGAGAATGAAAATAAAGGGACGAAGATGTATATTGAAATACCGGTTGTGCCGGTTGAGGGAGTTTAG
- a CDS encoding sigma-54-dependent transcriptional regulator, whose translation MELHAQKNKLKILIIDDESPIREVLSESLRDDGYEVMAAADGPSGLEVLKSFQPDICFLDIWMPKMDGLEVLTQAVPLHPNTSFVMISGHGTIETAVKSTKIGAWDFIEKPLSLDKISIAIDHIVRLKGEREEKNALLNKLRKTIALVGESAGMQKTRESVTVFAKNNVPVLIEGEVGSGRELAAQNIHFMSPRASGPFAEINCCTLPQDLIEIELFGIEKGTLPGIDKTRRGKIELMNGGTLLIEEVDEMPLVLQEKLVAFIRQGKFKRFGSSDELTSDVRLVLTTTASAAKLKADGKLTADLAQILGQSSMTVPPLRERPEDIYSLVVHFSDIAAKQMASLRKTISEQGMKLMLKHSWPGNVRELKNFIERVYILTPSDFVDVHDLRFAGLVDKKSTAVSSSAENSEFSTFREARAEFEKEFLIKKIQENGGNISKTAEAIGLERSYLHRKIKAYGIEVSL comes from the coding sequence ATGGAACTTCATGCGCAAAAGAATAAATTAAAAATTCTAATTATTGATGACGAATCACCTATTCGTGAAGTTTTGTCTGAAAGCTTACGTGATGATGGTTATGAAGTTATGGCGGCAGCCGATGGACCTTCTGGTTTAGAAGTTCTAAAAAGCTTTCAGCCGGATATCTGTTTCTTAGATATTTGGATGCCGAAAATGGATGGACTTGAGGTTCTGACTCAGGCTGTTCCTCTGCACCCGAATACCTCGTTTGTGATGATATCAGGGCACGGCACTATCGAAACAGCCGTGAAATCGACAAAGATCGGTGCTTGGGACTTTATCGAAAAGCCACTTTCATTAGATAAGATCTCTATTGCGATTGATCACATTGTGCGCCTCAAAGGCGAACGCGAAGAAAAAAATGCACTTCTAAATAAGCTTAGAAAAACTATTGCTCTTGTGGGTGAATCAGCAGGAATGCAAAAGACGCGCGAAAGTGTAACTGTATTTGCGAAAAACAATGTGCCTGTGTTGATCGAAGGCGAAGTGGGCTCTGGACGCGAATTAGCGGCTCAGAATATTCACTTTATGAGCCCTCGCGCCAGTGGTCCATTCGCAGAAATTAACTGTTGCACCTTACCCCAAGACTTAATCGAGATTGAACTTTTCGGTATCGAAAAAGGGACTCTTCCTGGAATTGATAAAACCCGTCGTGGAAAAATCGAATTGATGAATGGTGGGACACTTTTGATTGAAGAAGTGGACGAGATGCCTCTAGTGTTACAAGAAAAATTAGTGGCCTTTATTCGCCAAGGTAAGTTTAAGCGTTTTGGCAGTTCAGATGAGCTGACAAGTGATGTGCGTCTTGTATTGACCACGACGGCGTCAGCAGCAAAGCTCAAAGCTGACGGAAAATTGACCGCTGATTTGGCGCAGATTTTAGGGCAGTCAAGCATGACAGTTCCTCCTCTGCGTGAGCGTCCGGAAGATATTTACTCGTTAGTTGTACACTTCAGCGATATTGCAGCTAAGCAAATGGCTTCCCTTAGAAAGACTATTTCTGAGCAAGGCATGAAGTTGATGTTAAAGCACTCATGGCCGGGAAATGTGCGTGAGTTGAAAAATTTTATTGAGCGCGTTTACATTCTGACACCATCAGATTTTGTTGATGTGCACGATTTACGTTTTGCGGGATTGGTTGATAAAAAATCGACAGCGGTTTCATCTTCTGCTGAAAATAGCGAGTTTTCTACTTTTCGTGAAGCTCGTGCGGAATTTGAAAAAGAGTTTCTAATTAAAAAAATTCAAGAAAATGGTGGGAACATTTCAAAAACGGCTGAGGCTATTGGCCTTGAAAGAAGTTACCTGCATAGAAAAATTAAAGCTTATGGAATTGAGGTTAGTTTATGA